A window of Periophthalmus magnuspinnatus isolate fPerMag1 chromosome 21, fPerMag1.2.pri, whole genome shotgun sequence genomic DNA:
ATGTTTGGTCCTTGCTTGTGCAGGGCGGAGTTCCCCATGGTGTGCTGCTGGCGATGCAGCTGAGAGAAGTAAGAAGGCAGAGTCCCTGTGCGTGTAAAGGTGTGCATGCTGCTCCGGGATTTGGCCCGATTGGTGCCATAACTGGCTGTGGGATAGCCCTGGGGATGGCACAAGACAGGAGCCGGAGGGAAGCCCATTGTAGTGTATGAGCTGTCTCTCCCTGTTCTGATGCACTGCGGAGGGAGTGCACCGCAGTACATCTGGGCCTCTCCACACAGGCTGCTGGCACCGCTGGATATACCTGGAAACAATAGGAAAGTGAGGTTAAGTTAGAGTTGAAATTCAAGATTTGGTTCAAAATTTAAGTTTGTAAAATATTATGCACATGGAGACACTATGTTTTGTGCAGGGGTTATCAGttaattaattgtattttgtttgtttttcctgtttacTGCTTTATGGAAATAGATATTTGAAGcacataaatgtattttcttttacgAGGCCTAGCCATTTATGCAGTATTCCATCTCGAAACAGGCACAGCATTGATACTACAGTGTATTGAACGTGTCTGTGACCCACTTTTGCTTGACCCACTAGACTAGGGAGCCATTGCACTCCAGGATAGCAACATGTACTGCGGTTAATTGAAATGGGGATACAAATTCCCACTTTCAGTTTTGGTAGGTAGTGTAACAAGccttatacagtatatgtcaCTGAAAATGAGTATGTTTTTTCTTGCGGTTATTGTATACACATTGTAAAAGTTAGCGCTTTTATGGCTTGACTTACTTTTCATTCTGGGGTGAAAGGTGCTAAAGCTCCTCCTGCCGTCACTGCCACTGATATCTGAGTCACTATCGTTGAAGTCGCTGTCTCCTTTGCCGCTGTCCTTCATGCTCTGCTGGTCAGTGTGTCCGATGCCACTACGAGACAATCAACACGTATTGTATGAGCCACCTCTGTTGCACATTAGCTTGATTATTGATGTCTCTTTCCCTGCTACATGGCCCTGGCCCTTCACTGCTCTTTTGACCTGATTTCCAATCAAAGCTACAAAGCTCCACACGTGCCTATTGCATGTTAACTAGAGCTGTATACAGAGAATTGCTAATGaaggttattgctttgattCTGTGAAAAACTTCAGATCGCATATGGGTTTGCAGTGAAtagaaaaaataacataaaatcaggtctaaacgagAGCTAAATTTGGACTACGCTAATGCAATATTAAGTATCACAAACACTtgagcaggtctaaaccagaagtcTTACTGTTTAAGATTaccaaatatttacaaaacattacaaactaCAGTATGTGCAATCCAAGACTATTCCTTCCCTACGCCACATGTTTAAACCCACTATGCAAATGAACACACCGTATCTTTGCATTAACTTTTCTTACCTCACTTGAAGGCTGTATTTGTCGCCTTGCCACACGGATGCTGGCTGGAAACGCTTGGAGGGCAGGAACATCtgaaagaacaaacaaaacaagagcaaaggattagtttttttttatatttggcacAAAGATCAAGGCAGCACTTGGCAACATCATATGAATATGAAAATAGTTTTGGGGAGAAAAACAGCTCACCTTTGTCTCAGAGTCGCCGCTCTTCTCTTCCTCGTACAAGCAGCTTTCCTCCAGGGATGAAGACGTGCCATCGTGGTAGAAATTCTGGTGACCCGTGTAGATGTTGGAAGAGATTATTTCACTGGGAACGCTGGTAAACAAGGTGTCACTTTTCGAAGGCCGATTTCTAGCGCCGCAACTGATTTTGCACGTGACCGCTACCACTACTATAGCAATCAACAGCAGAGCACAACCCCCACTGAggactataataataatgagtgaGCCATCCCAGTCTATGCCTTCATCATTTGGCTGCAGCACAATGACAACTTGGTCCTCTGAGGCTTCCATATCTGAGACTATGAATCTGATAGAGGCAGTGCTGAGGAGTGGAGACCTGCCATTGTCTGTCACCTTAATTTGCATCTCGAGCATGTCTCCTATCTCGGCGGTCAGGTATTGTTTTAAGACGATTtctcctgtgtttttgttaataGCGAAAAGCTTGGGGTCACCTTGGACGATCTGGTAGGACAGCTCGCCGTTCACGCCCTCATCTTCGTCAAAGGCGGCCACGCGCAGAGCCAGGTAACCGGCAGGTGCGTTGAACGGCAGGCCAATGTCAGCAGAGTCGTTAACGAGGATGGGGTAGGTAAAGTAAGGGGCGTTATCGTTTTGGTCGACGACTTTGATGCGGATGGTGGAGGTgctggagagggagggggagccAGCATCTTCTGCCTGGATGACCACTTCGAGCTGCTTTAGGGATTCGTAATCAAATGACCGTAAAGTGTAGACAGAGCCGGTAATGGAATCTATTGACACATATGTCGACAGCGGGGATCCACCTGGCACCTCTGCGTCGATAAGTTTGTATGAAACTTTGGCGTTCTTGGCTACATCGGGGTCACGGGCCACGACTGTCATCACATAGGAACCGGGGATGTTGTTTTCAATCACTCCAACTTCATAAAGAGATTTGCTGAACAGTGGTGCGTTGTCATTCTCATCTGTGACACGGATTGTGTACTGTCTGACTGTTTTAAAGGGAGGGCTGCCCAGGTCTTCAGCCACCACAGTCAGGTTGTACTCAGGGATCTTCTCTCTGTCCagcgtggtggtggtggtgatcaTGAAAGTGTCCCCGTAGGCTTGCTGCAGGGTGAAATGCTCGTGGCCGAGGAGGGAGACGCGCACGTAGCCATTGGAGCCTGAGTCGCTGTCCGAGGTGCTGATGAGAGCCACAAAACTCTCCGCGGCAGCTGCTTCCGTGATGTACGCCACGCCGTCGCTCGTGGACGTCATCGGCTTGATGATGATCTCCGGTGCGTTGTCGTTTACGTCCACTACGTCGATCAGGACTTTGCAGCTGGAGGAAAGCGAGTTATCCCCTAAGTCAGACGCTTTAATACTCAACTCGTAAGATTTCCTCTTCTCATAGTCAACCGCGGATCTTAGGGTCACGTCCCCGGTGTAAAAGTCAACCTGAAAAAGTTTGCGCGCCTCAGGTGAGAGTCCATCTGCGAAAGTGTACGTCACCTCTCCGTTTGCGCCGTCATCTGGGTCAAATGCGTGCACGCGTAAAACTCTGTGACCCGCCGGGGAGTCTTCGTTCAGCTCGACTTTGAGAGAAGCGTGCTCAAAAGTAGGTCTGTTGTCGTTAAAGTCCAAAACTTTGATGTAAACTGTCACCGAGCCCGACTTTGAAGGCTCGCCACCGTCACACGCGGTTACTTCGACTATGTACGAGTCCTCCACTTCTCTGTCCAGCTCCTGTATCAGCACCAGCTCCGCGAACTTCACCCCATCATCCCGTTTGCGCATTTCAATGGCAAAGTGACTAGACGCGCTGATGTTGTAACTTTCAATGTAGTTCTCACCCACGTCTTGATCCAAAGCGATGTCTAGAGGGAATCTGGAGTTGACTGGGACGTTCTCAACTATCTCAATCCGCGTCTCGTTGTGGGGGAAACGTGGCGCGTGGTCGTTGATGTCTTTCACCTCGATTTCAACGTGGATGAGCTGGAATTTCTCTCTGATAAAGGCGACAACGTCAAAGGAGATGAGGCAACGGGGCGTCCTGGGGCAAAGCTCTTCTCTGTCTATTCTCTCCGCCACGCTCAAAAGTCCGTCACTCTCTCTCATCTGAATCACAGACGAGTTGTTCTCTTGCATGAAGCGGAACGAAGTGTCGGGGTCCTCAGCCGGGTCGATCTTCAAATCCTGAGACAAGTTTCCTATTTGTGTCCCGGGTGCGTCTTCTTCGTACGTGACATATCTGGTGGTAGTGCAGTGCGCCAGATGGAGAAACAGCGCAAAAAGTAATCCTCCAGCTCTGAAAGGTCCCATGTCGAGGGCGCTTAGAAAGTACTTTAAAAACTCATAAATGATGCACAAACTTGGCTTGTTCTCTGTCAGGTGAGATGTTAAGTGTGATCACGTCTGACTTCTTTGGCACTATAAACCCTGGTGTATGCAAATGAGCTGCCCAACTCGACCAATGGCCTCATGACGCACGGGACAAATGGGACAGACGTTTGTTCTGTTGTCTGTTTCACACCTTGGTGCGAATCGCCCCGAAGATAAACTTTTTTGTTAAGCCCTAATCAGACAGataatagttttacttaaataaatctGGCACTTAATTAAACAGGAACCAGTCTATGGAGCAAGAGACATAAAGGAAGAGGAAGTCAATCAACTAACTTTTCAGCTTTTAACTTGAACTGTGGAAAAAACTGACATAATTacctattattttattattttgcaacATCTAAAAAGTCAGGCATTCATGTTAAcccattattttttttcttaaatgcaTTAGTGTCTTAATATCCACTGAttgcaaatgtattttctgatcattttattcagtttaatcttattttttttaaatatctgtgtaatccttcagtcgtccaggtctgatccgtagtaAAAAACTGAaggaaaatctgtcaactggacaaaaagtggtAGGAGTAAAgtcatttcactgctcatccaagccgtttcttccgTTCTGGTTGACCATCTGGTTAAACTAAAGAAGaataactgtatttatttatttatgctttcaaaatgaGCGCGTCACGATAAGGCTACTACAGTAAAAGCTGGATATTAATAGAGAACACAGCAGCAATGTGTGCCTTTTATCTTTTTTGTGTAGTTAGTGCGCTCCACACATGCTGTTTCCGAATACACATCGATGCCCTCAAACTGGGTTAGCTCTAACTCTACTTTGCTTAGAAACACATTGACTTATTGACTTGCAAAGCCCTAATAGAAAAAAGCACGTTTTGACAGCAGCACTCTTTAAATTGAGTTGTTGTTATGCATGTGCAAACTCAACACCGCGGGGTTGAGGCAAATCCACAAACTCATTTTCTCGCGTTTATAAATATTTTCCATTTACTGTCAGTCAAGAAGTGACATTTGTGAAATTGGCTTCTCTAAATACACCTGAAAATCTTTAGTCGAAATTAATAGACATCTCATTTAGCAGTTCTCTTCCTGTTTTGCTGCGTTACATGTTTAAATTTACATATGCCCTTCAAACATGATTATGGCCTGGATGTGGTCTACTTTTTATTCGAGCATCCTATTTCAACCCATCGCCGATGCAACACACGGAATCTGGGTCACCATTACTTTTGTAGGGACACATTATCACATTAGTGCAGCAGATATGAATTGATCTTAATATGGGCATCACTTTTAAAAGCCATCCCTGGAGGCTGGGGCTGCGCGCATCTATTGACGCCTTTTAACAATTTCATCATAAGGCTGCTGCAGGCTTGCATTAGGGGATGTATTTTGTTCTTCAAAATGACAGGGTTTTGGAACAGCAAGTGCGCTTTGTCAGAAATCATTAGCACTAGATAAATAGATTAG
This region includes:
- the pcdh8 gene encoding protocadherin-8, with translation MSSVFLNKHIRCVCCYVCVCMCLHLAHCTTTRYVTYEEDAPGTQIGNLSQDLKIDPAEDPDTSFRFMQENNSSVIQMRESDGLLSVAERIDREELCPRTPRCLISFDVVAFIREKFQLIHVEIEVKDINDHAPRFPHNETRIEIVENVPVNSRFPLDIALDQDVGENYIESYNISASSHFAIEMRKRDDGVKFAELVLIQELDREVEDSYIVEVTACDGGEPSKSGSVTVYIKVLDFNDNRPTFEHASLKVELNEDSPAGHRVLRVHAFDPDDGANGEVTYTFADGLSPEARKLFQVDFYTGDVTLRSAVDYEKRKSYELSIKASDLGDNSLSSSCKVLIDVVDVNDNAPEIIIKPMTSTSDGVAYITEAAAAESFVALISTSDSDSGSNGYVRVSLLGHEHFTLQQAYGDTFMITTTTTLDREKIPEYNLTVVAEDLGSPPFKTVRQYTIRVTDENDNAPLFSKSLYEVGVIENNIPGSYVMTVVARDPDVAKNAKVSYKLIDAEVPGGSPLSTYVSIDSITGSVYTLRSFDYESLKQLEVVIQAEDAGSPSLSSTSTIRIKVVDQNDNAPYFTYPILVNDSADIGLPFNAPAGYLALRVAAFDEDEGVNGELSYQIVQGDPKLFAINKNTGEIVLKQYLTAEIGDMLEMQIKVTDNGRSPLLSTASIRFIVSDMEASEDQVVIVLQPNDEGIDWDGSLIIIIVLSGGCALLLIAIVVVAVTCKISCGARNRPSKSDTLFTSVPSEIISSNIYTGHQNFYHDGTSSSLEESCLYEEEKSGDSETKMFLPSKRFQPASVWQGDKYSLQVSGIGHTDQQSMKDSGKGDSDFNDSDSDISGSDGRRSFSTFHPRMKSISSGASSLCGEAQMYCGALPPQCIRTGRDSSYTTMGFPPAPVLCHPQGYPTASYGTNRAKSRSSMHTFTRTGTLPSYFSQLHRQQHTMGNSALHKQGPNIVTVASAYEVATMF